From Thiohalorhabdus denitrificans, the proteins below share one genomic window:
- a CDS encoding putative O-glycosylation ligase, exosortase A system-associated, which yields MRDAALLVIFASLIPFVLVRPWTGVLVWSWVGFMNPHRLGWGVAQDLPVALVFGSLTLVAMWLHSDRKPIPLTRETVLIILLMIVFTITTFTAWVPEAAWPQWEKVMKILAFALVTTMLIYGRKRILALLVVVAGSLAFYGVKGAAFVASTGGQYRVKGPEPSFIGANTALGLALLMVLPLLVALAREVDSTWGRRAIYGVVVLTVIATLFTYSRGALLGLAVVLPIMLIKANRKFLLFLLLIPAAYKAPDFIPERLMERAESIEQYEEDRSAMQRIQAWQVGWNVALERPWLGAGFKLEEAPNALWLDYAEWQDEHFNRSRAAHSNYFQMLGEHGFLGTALYLLLLFFTFGSLRRIKKQAPGVGLGWMVKYADALQTGLIAYAVAGAFLSLAYFDLFYTFVILAAIMRREIAEATEKVAAHASDVRGPLSRAPARAATPVPAQMPRGV from the coding sequence ATGCGTGATGCAGCCCTACTGGTCATTTTCGCCAGCCTCATCCCCTTCGTTCTGGTGCGTCCCTGGACGGGGGTGCTGGTCTGGTCCTGGGTCGGCTTCATGAACCCCCACCGCCTGGGCTGGGGGGTTGCCCAGGACCTCCCCGTGGCCCTGGTCTTCGGCTCCCTCACGCTGGTGGCCATGTGGCTGCATTCGGATCGCAAGCCCATTCCCCTCACCCGGGAGACGGTGCTGATCATCCTCCTGATGATCGTGTTCACCATCACCACCTTCACGGCCTGGGTGCCGGAGGCCGCGTGGCCTCAATGGGAGAAGGTGATGAAGATCCTGGCCTTCGCCCTGGTCACCACCATGCTCATCTACGGGAGGAAGCGCATCCTGGCCCTGCTGGTGGTAGTGGCCGGCTCGTTGGCCTTCTACGGGGTCAAGGGGGCGGCGTTTGTGGCCAGCACCGGGGGCCAGTACCGGGTCAAAGGGCCCGAACCCTCCTTCATCGGCGCCAACACCGCCCTGGGGCTGGCCCTGCTCATGGTCCTTCCCCTGCTGGTGGCCCTGGCCCGGGAGGTGGATAGCACGTGGGGGCGGCGCGCCATCTACGGGGTGGTGGTCCTCACCGTGATCGCCACGCTGTTCACCTATTCCCGCGGGGCGCTGTTGGGTCTGGCCGTGGTGCTGCCGATCATGCTGATCAAGGCCAACCGGAAGTTCCTGCTCTTTCTGCTCCTGATCCCTGCGGCCTACAAGGCGCCGGACTTCATTCCCGAGCGGCTTATGGAGCGGGCCGAGAGCATCGAACAGTATGAGGAAGACCGCTCGGCCATGCAGCGGATCCAGGCCTGGCAGGTGGGCTGGAACGTGGCCCTGGAGCGGCCCTGGTTGGGCGCCGGGTTCAAGCTGGAGGAGGCCCCGAACGCCCTGTGGCTGGATTACGCGGAATGGCAGGACGAGCATTTCAACCGGTCCCGGGCCGCGCACTCCAACTACTTCCAGATGCTTGGCGAGCACGGCTTCCTGGGCACGGCCCTCTACCTCCTGCTCCTGTTCTTCACCTTCGGCAGCCTGCGAAGGATCAAGAAACAGGCCCCCGGGGTGGGTCTGGGCTGGATGGTGAAGTACGCCGACGCCCTGCAGACGGGCCTCATCGCCTACGCCGTGGCGGGGGCCTTCCTGAGCCTGGCCTACTTCGACCTCTTCTATACCTTCGTCATCCTCGCCGCCATCATGCGCCGGGAGATCGCCGAAGCCACCGAAAAGGTGGCCGCGCACGCCTCCGATGTACGGGGCCCGTTGTCCCGGGCCCCGGCCCGCGCCGCGACCCCCGTGCCGGCCCAGATGCCGCGCGGGGTGTGA
- a CDS encoding hydrolase 1, exosortase A system-associated, translating into MPPERPFAFECASHTLCGILHPPAAPSAARGVLVVVGGPQYRVGSHRQFVLLARHLAEQGIPVLRFDYRGMGDSEGRLHEFAEIESDIRAAVDAFFERWPDLEEVVLWGLCDAASAAAFYGFQDSRVAGLVLLNPWVRTEAGEARTRLKHYYLARLTEPAFWKKVLTLRWEPRRSLGHALAALRTLGGRERVGPAEDWRQMPLPQRMLHGLERFPRPVLLILSGRDLTAREFEDTVAASKGWRRWQGSPRVDTRRLEEADHTFSRRVWREQVETHTADWLRSW; encoded by the coding sequence ATGCCCCCTGAACGGCCCTTCGCCTTCGAATGCGCCAGCCACACCCTGTGCGGCATCCTGCACCCGCCGGCCGCGCCCTCGGCGGCCCGTGGGGTGCTGGTGGTCGTGGGAGGCCCCCAGTACCGGGTTGGCAGCCATCGCCAGTTCGTGCTCCTGGCCCGCCACCTGGCCGAGCAGGGGATCCCGGTGCTGCGCTTCGATTACCGCGGCATGGGGGACAGCGAGGGCCGGCTCCACGAATTCGCGGAGATCGAGTCCGACATCCGGGCCGCCGTGGACGCCTTCTTCGAACGTTGGCCGGACCTGGAAGAGGTGGTCCTGTGGGGGCTCTGCGACGCCGCCTCGGCGGCGGCCTTCTACGGTTTTCAGGACAGCCGGGTCGCGGGGCTGGTGCTGCTCAACCCCTGGGTGCGAACCGAGGCCGGCGAGGCGAGGACCCGCCTCAAGCACTATTACCTGGCCCGGCTGACGGAGCCCGCCTTCTGGAAGAAGGTCCTGACGTTGCGCTGGGAGCCTCGGCGTTCTCTCGGCCATGCGCTGGCTGCCTTGCGGACGCTCGGTGGCCGGGAGAGGGTGGGCCCGGCGGAGGACTGGCGGCAGATGCCCTTGCCGCAGCGGATGCTCCACGGGCTGGAGCGCTTCCCGCGGCCGGTCCTCCTGATCCTCAGCGGCCGGGACCTGACGGCCCGGGAGTTCGAGGACACGGTGGCCGCCTCCAAGGGGTGGCGGCGCTGGCAGGGGAGCCCGCGGGTGGATACCCGGCGGCTGGAGGAGGCGGACCATACCTTCTCCCGCCGGGTCTGGCGCGAGCAGGTGGAGACGCACACCGCGGACTGGCTCCGCTCCTGGTGA
- a CDS encoding hydrolase 2, exosortase A system-associated, whose protein sequence is MVTPFFLDSAGGRIHCTVFHPSDPTSATPGLVFLPPWAEEANKARRMMARLGHSLAGAGFRTLVPDFYGTGDSEGDFAEARWELWKNNARDARDWLRDRETGPVYLGGLRLGGLIAAETARELAEPPPGLLLWSPIINGRQTLRQFLRLRLAAGLGVGGDTPQERTADLLGRLEAGESLEVAGYELHPGLAGALDARSLQGLLPSPETEVIWLDVVSGPEAGPPPASRSVVEAWREQGRSVRHQGVPGDPFWATQELVDAPALVEASAGFLERLEDAEVSGHAP, encoded by the coding sequence ATGGTGACCCCATTCTTTCTGGACAGCGCGGGAGGCCGAATTCACTGCACGGTCTTCCACCCCTCCGACCCCACGTCCGCGACACCGGGCTTGGTGTTCCTGCCGCCCTGGGCGGAGGAGGCCAACAAGGCCCGCCGGATGATGGCCCGCCTCGGGCATTCGTTAGCTGGCGCCGGCTTCCGGACCCTGGTCCCGGATTTCTACGGCACGGGGGACAGCGAGGGGGATTTCGCCGAAGCCCGGTGGGAGCTTTGGAAAAACAACGCACGGGATGCCCGCGACTGGTTGAGGGACCGGGAGACAGGGCCCGTGTATCTGGGGGGCCTGCGCCTGGGCGGCCTGATCGCCGCGGAGACCGCCCGTGAGCTTGCCGAGCCCCCGCCGGGACTGCTCCTGTGGAGCCCGATCATAAACGGGCGGCAGACCCTCCGGCAGTTCCTGCGCCTGCGCCTGGCGGCGGGCCTGGGGGTCGGAGGGGACACGCCGCAGGAGCGCACCGCGGACCTCCTGGGGCGCCTGGAGGCCGGGGAAAGCCTGGAGGTCGCCGGCTACGAGCTGCATCCCGGCCTGGCCGGGGCCCTGGACGCCCGCTCTCTCCAGGGGCTGCTTCCTTCGCCGGAAACGGAGGTGATCTGGCTGGACGTGGTTTCGGGCCCGGAGGCAGGCCCACCACCGGCCTCCCGCAGCGTGGTGGAGGCCTGGCGGGAGCAGGGCAGGTCGGTCCGCCACCAGGGGGTCCCTGGGGACCCCTTCTGGGCAACGCAGGAGCTGGTGGATGCGCCCGCCCTGGTGGAAGCCTCCGCGGGGTTCCTGGAGCGCCTGGAAGATGCCGAAGTCTCCGGCCATGCCCCCTGA
- a CDS encoding pyridoxal-dependent decarboxylase, exosortase A system-associated produces MNRAAMSHPALSRLAVEDDELLLGGRTLTALAEQVGQTPFYAYDRDAITRRVDAVRATIPREVSLHYAVKANPMPAVVDHCATLVDGFDVASLGEMRTALDTGMPAEEISIAGPGKRREELRAAVAAGVTVNVESPGELERLAEAGEAAGRRPRAAVRVNPDFELKSSGMKMSGGPKQFGIDAEEVPGVLGRLGELGLHFRGLHIFSGSQNLSVASLVEAQNATFDLAYRLAEDAPAPLEMLNIGGGFGIPYFPGEEPLDIAACGENLERRVEECRDRLGAVEVMLELGRYLVGEAGVYACRVLDRKVSRGHTFLVTDGGLHHHLAASGNFGQVIRKNYPVVTPRRVHDGPRETVSVVGPLCTPLDLLADRVEMGRAEEGDLVAVLQSGAYGYSASPHRFLGHPPPEEVLV; encoded by the coding sequence ATGAACCGCGCCGCCATGTCCCATCCCGCCCTGTCCCGCTTGGCCGTGGAGGACGACGAGCTCCTGCTCGGCGGCCGAACCCTTACCGCCCTGGCGGAGCAGGTGGGGCAGACCCCCTTCTACGCCTACGACCGGGACGCCATTACCCGGCGGGTGGACGCCGTGCGGGCCACCATCCCCCGGGAGGTCAGCCTGCATTACGCCGTCAAGGCGAACCCCATGCCGGCGGTGGTGGACCATTGCGCGACGCTGGTGGACGGCTTCGACGTGGCCTCCCTGGGGGAAATGCGCACGGCCCTGGACACGGGGATGCCCGCGGAGGAAATCAGCATCGCGGGCCCGGGAAAACGTCGCGAGGAGCTGCGGGCGGCCGTGGCAGCGGGGGTGACGGTAAACGTTGAGTCGCCCGGGGAGCTGGAGCGGCTGGCGGAGGCTGGCGAGGCTGCCGGCCGGCGGCCCCGGGCCGCGGTCCGCGTGAACCCGGACTTCGAGCTCAAGTCCTCGGGCATGAAGATGTCGGGCGGCCCCAAGCAATTCGGGATCGACGCCGAGGAGGTGCCCGGTGTGCTGGGGCGCCTGGGCGAGCTGGGGCTGCACTTCCGGGGGCTGCACATCTTCAGCGGCTCCCAGAACCTCAGCGTCGCCAGCCTCGTGGAGGCCCAGAACGCCACATTCGACCTGGCCTATCGCCTCGCCGAGGACGCCCCCGCCCCGCTGGAGATGCTCAACATCGGCGGGGGCTTCGGCATCCCCTATTTTCCGGGCGAGGAGCCCCTGGACATCGCCGCCTGCGGCGAGAACCTGGAGCGGCGGGTAGAGGAATGCCGGGACCGGCTGGGCGCGGTGGAGGTGATGCTGGAGCTGGGGAGGTACCTGGTGGGAGAGGCCGGCGTCTACGCCTGCCGGGTGCTCGACCGCAAGGTATCCCGCGGCCACACCTTCCTGGTCACCGACGGCGGACTCCACCACCACCTCGCCGCCTCGGGGAACTTCGGCCAGGTGATCCGGAAGAACTACCCGGTGGTCACCCCGCGCCGGGTCCACGACGGGCCCCGGGAAACGGTGAGCGTGGTGGGCCCGCTGTGCACCCCCCTGGATCTGCTGGCGGACCGGGTCGAGATGGGCCGGGCCGAGGAGGGCGACCTGGTGGCCGTGCTCCAGTCGGGCGCCTACGGCTACAGCGCCAGCCCGCACCGCTTCCTCGGCCACCCGCCCCCGGAAGAGGTCCTGGTGTAG
- a CDS encoding glycosyltransferase family 4 protein yields the protein MRILVLADELPYPLSHGQRLRIFNYVRSLSGRHHFDLLCLDDRPLPEPLERLFGRIEILPREDPARGGRRGWWKSLSLEEMVPEDGRVTERLEGLLAEIDYDLIWMTGERVIPSVPFGRVPVLMDLVDDVVLTLLREAKSQVPMRRRLQALKRAFMHYRFERRYYGQGDACLVVAEPDAEMFGRICPWVPVRVVKNGVDAEYFAPHGQEPEDPVLVFEGNMSFPPNVDAVRYFVNRVLPRIRERVPKALFRVVGKDPAEEVRALQGPGVEVTGFVEDLRPYLRGGAVFVSPLRKGAGIKNKILQAWAMGRPVVGTRLSFGGLQVREGRNAVVADGPQEMTEAVVRLLRAPEERAALGRGGRETVVEHYTWEQKARELEALMLETAAKHGERSAYA from the coding sequence ATGAGAATCCTGGTCCTGGCCGACGAGCTTCCCTATCCGCTCTCCCACGGCCAGCGTCTGCGCATCTTCAACTACGTCCGGTCCCTGTCCGGGAGGCACCACTTCGATCTCCTGTGTCTGGACGACCGGCCCCTTCCGGAGCCCCTGGAACGCCTCTTCGGGCGGATCGAGATCCTGCCCCGGGAGGATCCGGCACGGGGCGGGAGGCGAGGGTGGTGGAAGAGCCTGTCGCTGGAGGAGATGGTCCCGGAGGACGGCCGGGTCACCGAGCGCCTGGAGGGCCTCCTGGCGGAAATCGATTACGACTTGATCTGGATGACCGGGGAGAGGGTGATTCCCAGTGTCCCCTTCGGCCGGGTACCTGTCCTAATGGACCTGGTAGACGACGTGGTGCTCACCCTGCTGCGCGAGGCCAAAAGCCAGGTACCCATGCGACGGCGCCTCCAGGCGCTCAAGCGGGCCTTCATGCATTACCGCTTCGAGCGCCGGTACTACGGCCAGGGGGATGCCTGCTTGGTGGTGGCGGAGCCCGACGCGGAGATGTTCGGCCGTATCTGTCCGTGGGTCCCGGTGCGGGTGGTGAAGAACGGCGTGGACGCCGAGTATTTCGCCCCGCATGGGCAGGAGCCGGAGGATCCGGTGCTGGTATTCGAGGGAAACATGTCCTTTCCGCCCAATGTGGACGCCGTCCGGTACTTCGTGAACCGGGTGCTGCCGCGCATCCGTGAGCGGGTCCCCAAGGCCCTCTTCCGGGTGGTGGGGAAGGACCCGGCGGAGGAGGTGCGCGCGCTGCAGGGGCCGGGGGTGGAGGTGACCGGATTCGTGGAGGATCTGCGCCCCTACCTCCGCGGGGGCGCGGTCTTCGTGTCCCCCCTGCGCAAGGGCGCGGGCATCAAGAACAAGATCCTCCAGGCCTGGGCCATGGGGCGACCGGTGGTGGGTACCCGGTTGAGCTTCGGCGGCCTCCAGGTACGGGAGGGCAGGAACGCGGTGGTGGCCGACGGCCCGCAGGAGATGACCGAGGCGGTGGTGCGCCTGCTTCGGGCTCCGGAGGAGCGCGCGGCGCTCGGCCGGGGAGGGCGGGAGACGGTGGTGGAGCACTACACCTGGGAGCAGAAGGCCCGGGAGCTCGAGGCCCTGATGCTGGAGACCGCGGCCAAGCACGGAGAGCGAAGCGCCTATGCGTGA
- a CDS encoding acyl-CoA ligase (AMP-forming), exosortase A system-associated, whose amino-acid sequence MAILLQDFIHSSAEDAPHAPALLHGSLEITYRDLERTVRVVAGGLRELGLRSGDRVALYLPKVPEVVYGMFGTAAARGVFVPVNPLLKPRQVAHILRDSGARFLITSADRADLLAGELADCPELRGVVVTDRPSGELPASLGGLGLGWQSLLSEPDHPLPEGGIDADLAAILYTSGSTGRPKGVVLSHRNMVAGADSVARYLDNHPGDRLLAVLPFSFDYGLSQLTTAFSRGASVALMDYLLPRDVPRAVARYGATGLAAVPPLWNQLANLDWPGEARQSLRYLTNSGGAMPRATIHSLRQALPEARLYLMYGLTEAFRSTYLPPEELDRRPGSMGKAIPNAEVQVVRQDGSECAPGEPGELVHRGALVARGYWNDPEKTAERFRPAPGQPDELPHPEIAVWSGDQVQKDEEGFLYFLTRQDELIKSSGYRISPTEVEEAVYAHGDIAQAVALGVPHPVLGQAVVVVIQPEAPGVTAEGIMGHCSRELPPFMVPGAVRFKDALPYNANGKLDRRALAEEFQNLFQDPEP is encoded by the coding sequence ATGGCGATTCTCCTTCAGGACTTCATCCATAGCTCCGCGGAGGACGCTCCTCACGCCCCCGCCCTCCTGCACGGGTCCCTCGAGATCACCTACCGGGATCTGGAGCGGACGGTCCGGGTGGTGGCCGGTGGCCTCCGGGAGCTCGGCCTCCGTTCCGGGGACCGGGTGGCGCTGTACCTCCCCAAGGTCCCCGAGGTGGTGTACGGGATGTTCGGCACCGCGGCCGCCCGGGGCGTCTTCGTGCCCGTCAACCCACTCCTAAAACCGCGGCAAGTGGCCCATATCCTCCGGGACAGCGGGGCCCGCTTCCTGATCACCAGCGCCGACCGCGCCGATCTGCTGGCCGGGGAGCTGGCGGACTGCCCCGAGCTCCGGGGAGTGGTGGTCACGGACCGACCCTCGGGGGAGCTGCCCGCCTCCCTGGGCGGCCTGGGGCTCGGTTGGCAAAGCCTGCTCTCGGAGCCGGATCACCCCCTGCCGGAGGGGGGCATCGACGCCGACCTGGCCGCCATCCTGTACACCTCCGGCAGCACGGGCCGCCCCAAGGGGGTGGTCCTCTCTCACCGCAACATGGTGGCGGGGGCGGACAGCGTGGCCCGGTACCTGGACAACCACCCCGGGGACCGCCTGCTGGCGGTGCTCCCCTTCAGCTTCGACTACGGGCTGAGCCAGCTGACCACGGCCTTCTCCCGGGGGGCGAGCGTAGCCCTGATGGACTACCTCCTGCCGCGTGACGTGCCCCGGGCGGTGGCCCGCTACGGGGCTACGGGTCTGGCCGCCGTACCGCCCCTCTGGAACCAGCTGGCCAACCTGGACTGGCCCGGCGAGGCCCGACAAAGCCTGCGCTATCTCACCAACTCCGGAGGGGCCATGCCCCGGGCCACCATCCACTCCCTGCGCCAGGCCCTGCCGGAGGCCAGGCTCTACCTGATGTACGGTCTCACCGAGGCCTTCCGCTCCACCTACCTGCCTCCCGAGGAGCTGGATCGCCGCCCCGGCTCCATGGGCAAGGCCATTCCCAACGCGGAGGTTCAGGTGGTGCGCCAGGACGGCTCGGAATGCGCTCCCGGGGAGCCGGGGGAACTCGTGCACCGCGGGGCCCTGGTGGCCCGAGGGTACTGGAACGACCCGGAGAAAACGGCGGAACGCTTCCGCCCGGCCCCCGGTCAACCGGACGAGCTGCCCCACCCCGAGATCGCGGTATGGTCCGGGGACCAGGTGCAGAAGGACGAGGAGGGATTCCTCTACTTCCTCACCCGGCAGGACGAGCTGATCAAATCCTCGGGCTACCGCATCAGCCCCACGGAGGTGGAGGAGGCCGTCTACGCCCATGGCGATATCGCCCAGGCTGTGGCCCTGGGGGTACCCCACCCGGTGCTCGGCCAGGCGGTGGTGGTGGTGATCCAGCCGGAGGCCCCCGGCGTCACCGCGGAAGGGATCATGGGCCATTGCAGCCGGGAGCTTCCGCCCTTCATGGTGCCCGGCGCGGTGCGCTTCAAGGACGCCCTGCCCTACAACGCCAACGGCAAGCTGGACCGGCGGGCCCTGGCGGAAGAATTCCAGAACCTCTTCCAGGACCCCGAGCCATGA
- a CDS encoding class I SAM-dependent methyltransferase has translation MQEERTGNQAKAAAGEEWDHSSDSRFVDYYARQSLTEENRERLERIRADVLWAFPADQREGPLEVVDIGCGPGAQSQMWADDGHHVHGLDINAELVELARRRAEREGQDIEFVVGSATELPWEDGTMDVCLVPELLEHVPFWKECLDEFARILRPGGVLFLSTNNRLCPVQEEFNLPLYSWYPGPLKRRFEELARTTRPELVNYATYPAVNWFTFYGLRQDLGKRGFNAFDRFDTTDASRKSPSGRLALAAIGQMPPLRLLAHVLTPYTRIVAIKQGAGATAR, from the coding sequence ATGCAGGAAGAGCGTACCGGCAACCAGGCGAAGGCCGCCGCGGGCGAAGAGTGGGACCATTCCAGCGATTCCCGGTTCGTGGACTACTATGCGCGCCAGAGCCTCACGGAGGAGAACCGCGAACGGTTGGAGCGCATCCGCGCGGACGTCCTCTGGGCCTTCCCCGCGGACCAGCGGGAGGGCCCCCTGGAGGTGGTGGACATAGGCTGCGGGCCGGGGGCCCAGAGCCAGATGTGGGCCGACGACGGCCACCATGTCCACGGCCTGGACATCAACGCCGAGCTCGTGGAGCTGGCGCGCCGGCGTGCGGAGCGCGAGGGCCAGGACATCGAGTTCGTGGTGGGAAGCGCCACCGAGCTGCCCTGGGAGGACGGCACCATGGACGTCTGCCTGGTGCCGGAGCTCCTGGAGCACGTGCCGTTCTGGAAGGAGTGCCTCGACGAGTTCGCCCGGATCCTGCGGCCGGGTGGTGTGCTGTTCCTGAGCACCAACAACCGCCTCTGCCCGGTGCAGGAGGAATTCAACCTGCCCCTATACAGCTGGTATCCCGGGCCCCTCAAGCGTCGTTTCGAGGAGCTGGCCCGCACCACCCGTCCCGAACTGGTGAATTACGCCACCTATCCCGCGGTGAACTGGTTCACCTTCTACGGGCTGCGGCAGGACCTGGGAAAGCGCGGGTTCAACGCCTTCGATCGGTTCGATACCACCGACGCCTCGCGCAAGAGCCCGTCGGGGCGCCTGGCCCTGGCCGCCATCGGGCAGATGCCACCGCTCAGACTGCTGGCGCATGTCCTGACCCCCTATACCCGCATCGTGGCCATTAAACAGGGCGCCGGCGCCACCGCCCGGTAA
- a CDS encoding tetratricopeptide repeat protein, with amino-acid sequence MTLSVLPAVAHAQDGKAPYIGESLDGRACSSFDGTEQGYGPYDYRKYSSSDPTLKRVEDFHFTNQVQTLAGGENSQTPIGDLHYTLMAFPNHHKALYAMIRLHTGEDGEEWTSHAQFSASPPPECFLQRAAAFTPEDPEIRLLYGIYLHRLEKSETAVDKYREALDIQEEFPEAWYNLGLAYLDLEKYEKAREAARRAYEEGYPLPGLREKLAEAGYSL; translated from the coding sequence GTGACGCTTTCCGTCCTCCCCGCAGTGGCTCACGCCCAGGACGGAAAGGCGCCGTATATCGGCGAGTCCCTTGATGGACGGGCCTGCTCCAGCTTCGACGGGACCGAGCAGGGGTACGGGCCCTACGACTACCGCAAGTACAGCTCCTCGGACCCCACTCTTAAACGGGTGGAGGACTTCCACTTCACCAACCAGGTCCAGACCCTGGCCGGTGGGGAGAACAGCCAGACCCCCATTGGGGACCTGCATTACACCCTCATGGCCTTCCCCAACCACCACAAGGCCCTGTACGCCATGATCCGGCTCCACACCGGGGAGGACGGGGAGGAATGGACCAGCCATGCCCAGTTCTCCGCCAGCCCCCCGCCGGAGTGCTTCCTGCAACGGGCGGCGGCCTTCACGCCCGAGGACCCCGAGATCCGGCTCCTGTACGGGATCTACCTGCACCGCCTGGAAAAGTCCGAGACGGCGGTCGATAAATACCGGGAAGCCCTGGATATCCAGGAGGAATTCCCCGAGGCCTGGTACAACCTGGGCCTGGCCTACCTGGATCTGGAAAAGTATGAAAAGGCCCGCGAGGCTGCACGCCGGGCTTACGAGGAAGGCTATCCCCTGCCCGGCCTGCGCGAGAAGCTCGCCGAGGCGGGCTATTCCCTCTGA
- a CDS encoding acyl carrier protein, translated as MASVEEVRQVVGDVLQLGERTAALERETPLIGNIPEFDSMAVVSVVTSLEDQFGVVIEDDEISAETFETVGSLVDFVNSKL; from the coding sequence ATGGCGAGCGTGGAGGAAGTACGGCAGGTGGTCGGCGATGTCCTCCAGCTGGGGGAGCGAACCGCGGCCCTGGAGCGGGAGACCCCGCTGATCGGGAACATCCCCGAATTCGATTCCATGGCGGTGGTCTCGGTGGTCACCTCCCTGGAGGATCAGTTCGGGGTGGTCATCGAGGACGACGAGATCTCGGCGGAGACCTTCGAGACCGTGGGCAGCCTCGTGGATTTCGTGAACAGCAAGCTCTAG
- a CDS encoding polysaccharide deacetylase family protein, with protein MLSPGGGRGRLGVLIYHRVLEEADPLDPDIPDAATFDWQMGLLAEEFRPLPLAEGVAGLARGTLPPRAVAVTFDDGYADNYTVALPILRRWGVPATFFIATGYLGGGRMWNDIITETVRRWPEGEMDLRHMGLGRWPLDGEEARREARMGLIQELRYRPLEERERVVEGLGAELGGPPSPRLMLDPGEVRALAGAGMEIGAHTRSHPILSTLDPDRARAEVAESKAHLEEITGGACRFFAYPNGRPGEDYGPEHVDLVRAAGFQAAVSTAWGAAGRETSRFQIPRFTPWNGTPRGFYLGLLRNLLRGRGPRAGDTRETLAEHA; from the coding sequence ATGCTCTCCCCGGGCGGGGGCCGGGGCCGGCTCGGGGTGCTCATCTATCACCGGGTGCTCGAAGAGGCCGATCCCCTGGACCCCGATATCCCGGACGCCGCGACCTTTGACTGGCAGATGGGTCTGCTGGCGGAGGAGTTCCGGCCCCTGCCGCTCGCCGAGGGCGTGGCGGGTCTGGCCCGGGGGACGCTACCGCCACGGGCGGTGGCCGTGACCTTCGACGACGGCTACGCGGACAACTACACGGTGGCCCTGCCCATCCTGCGCAGGTGGGGGGTGCCCGCGACCTTTTTCATCGCCACCGGCTACCTCGGCGGCGGGCGGATGTGGAACGACATAATCACCGAAACGGTCCGTCGCTGGCCGGAGGGGGAGATGGATCTGCGCCATATGGGCCTGGGCCGCTGGCCCCTGGATGGGGAGGAAGCCCGCCGCGAGGCCCGCATGGGTCTGATCCAGGAGCTCCGCTACCGCCCCCTGGAGGAACGAGAGCGAGTCGTCGAGGGGCTCGGCGCGGAGCTGGGCGGGCCGCCATCCCCGCGCCTCATGCTGGATCCCGGCGAGGTCCGGGCCCTGGCGGGGGCCGGCATGGAGATCGGCGCCCATACACGCAGCCATCCCATTCTTTCCACCCTGGACCCCGACCGCGCCCGCGCGGAGGTGGCGGAGAGCAAGGCCCACCTGGAGGAGATCACGGGGGGGGCATGCCGGTTTTTCGCCTATCCCAACGGCCGGCCCGGTGAGGACTACGGTCCGGAGCACGTGGATCTGGTGCGCGCCGCGGGCTTCCAGGCCGCGGTTTCCACCGCCTGGGGGGCTGCAGGCCGGGAGACGAGCCGCTTCCAGATTCCCCGCTTCACACCCTGGAACGGGACCCCCCGAGGGTTCTACCTGGGGCTCCTGCGCAATCTGTTACGGGGCCGCGGTCCCCGGGCGGGGGACACGCGGGAGACACTGGCGGAGCACGCCTGA